In Leptolyngbya sp. O-77, the genomic window CTTTGGCTGCTTTGACGGCGGTCAGGTATTCGTCTTTTGTGCCGTATTTGGTGCGGACGGTGCCTTTCTGGTCAAACTCACCCAGGTCAAACAGGTCGTATACGCCATAGCCCACGTCGTAGATGCCGCCGTTTGCTTTGTAGGCTGGGGGTAGCCAGAGGGCTGTGAAGCCTGCTTTGGCGATCGCCCCTGCGTCTTGTTGCAGCGTTTTCCAGAGGGTGCCATCAGGCGGCAAATACCAGTGGAAATATTGCATGAAGACCCCGTTGTATTCGGTGCTGGGGTTGTTGTGAGAAAGTTCAGCAGCGTTTTGGTTTAGCCAGTCGATAACAGAGCGCTTCGCTTCTTCGAGAATCTCCTTACTAAGCTGCGTCCCAAGAGACTTGAACCGTTCGCGAAGCTGCTGAAATGTGTTGTTACTCATAGCGCATCCCTATATAAAACCTCTGCGAAATATAAACCTCTGTGAGAGGATGTTTGAAAAGTCCTACTGTTTGTAGCAAAGCGTGCAAGATCCCCCTAAATCCCCCTTAAAAAGGGGGACTTTAAGGCGGTTTCCCCACTTTTTTAGGGGGGCTGGGGGGATCTCTGAGTGCTTAACATTACAGGCGATACCTTTTCAAACATCCTCTGAAAGGGGCAGTTCAGATACAGCGTTTTTTGAAGCTAGTGAGGTACGCCAATGATCCAGAAGCCCTCGCCTTGTCAGGGCAGCACATACCTCATCCCGCAAGCCAGAAAGTTCTGTAACAGGAGTTCAGATAACAGGGTTAAAGGATTCTATCGTGAGCTAGAGCCTGGGGGTTGTGATGGTTGGCACGGTGCGGGCGTGTTGGAACGGCAAGAGAAGAGATGGAGAACTGGTGTTCTATTATTTCATGACTGCCAATCCGCCAATCATGACTGTCATTTCAGGATTGCCAATCATGACTGCCAACACTTTATGAGTTCCAGTCATAAGTTCTGGTTCCTCTTGCCTTTTGCTGTATCTGCCATATCATCGGCTCATCTCTATTTCTTTCCTAATCTCTGATGCTCTATCTGCTGCGGAACCCAAGCCTGATCTGGAACCTGACGCTGGAGCACTTGCAGATGACGCTGGCAGCGCTGGCGATCGCCCTTCTGGTTGCCCTGCCTGTGGCGCTCCTGGTGACGCGCTATCGCTGGCTGTCGGTGCCCGTGCTGGGCGGGCTAGGCATTTTGTATACGATTCCGAGTCTGGCGCTGATTATTTTTCTCGTTCCTGTGTTTGGGCTAAATGCGCGATCGGTAGTCGTGGCGATGGTGCTATATACGCAGGTGATTTTAGTACGGAACCTGGTGGTGGGGCTGGCGGGGATTAAGCCGTCGGTGCTAGAGGCAGCGCGGGGCATGGGCATGAGTCCGTGGCAGCGCTGGTGGCGGGTGCAGGTGCCGCTGATTTTGCCAATTTTTCTGGCGGGGCTGCGGCTGGCGGCCATCGTGGCGATCGCCATTGCTACTATCGGCGCAAAGTTTGGCGCGGGCGGACTGGGGACGCTCTTGTTCGACGGCATTGCTCAGAGCCGCTACGACAAGATTTGGGCAGGGGCGATCGCCGTCTCTCTGCTGGCCTTTGCCATCAACGCCCTACTGCTCTCGCTGGAATGGGTCACCAGCCCGACTCGCCGCCTCCAGCGCAGCATGGGGCGGCTCAAAGCAGGGTTTAGGGTTCGGAACCTGACCCCTTAGCTCACAGCCGCTTCGATCACAGGATGATAGAAAAAGGCGATGCCAAGAATCGCGTAGGTTGCCAGCAGCAGCACACCTTCCAGCCAATTGGACTTGCCATCGGAGCTAATGGAGTTGGCAATCAGCACTGCTACTGCTACCGCGACGACCTCAAAGGGGTTGAAGTTCAAATCCATCGGCTGATGCAAAATCAGCCCCGCCAGCACCAGGATTGGCGCAACAAATAGGGCGACCTGCATACTGGCCCCCAGCGACACGGAAACGGACAAATCCATCTTGTTTTTGATGGCCACGACGACCGCTGCCACGTTCTCGGCGGCGTTGCCAATAATCGGCAGCAAAATCACGCCTGTAAACAATTCCGTGAGTCCCAGTTTGCTGGTTGCCACCTCCAGCGACCCCACCAAAATTTCCGACTCCAGCGCGATAAAGGTGGTTGCGCCCAGCAGCACCGCCGTCCACAGCACCGGGTTGGGCTTGTGGTCGCTGTGTTCATCCGATGCAGAGGATTCATCGTTCTCTAGTTCTGCCACACCGACATCGTGCAAATAGCTGTGGGTTTTCATCGAAAATAGCAGCGTTAGCACATATACCAAAATCAGCACAATGGCGACGGCAACCGACAGCTTTTGCATCAGTGGTTCGTCTAGCCCGGCTGAGGTGGCATTGACGGCGGTCGGCAGCAACAGCGCAATCACTGCTAGGTTCATAGCAGAAGCGTTGACGCGGGCGACGACTGGCTGAAAGCTTTGCTCTTTGTATCGCAGTCCACCCAGCAGCATCGATAACCCCATCACCAGCAGCAGGTTGCCAATAATTGAACCCGTGAGACTGGCTTTGACGACTTCTAGTAGTCCAGAACGCAGAGCGGCGATCGCAATGATTAGCTCTGCCGCATTGCCAAACGTCGCATTCAGCAAGCCGCCGAGCGTGGGGCCGACGACGACGGCTAGTTCTTCAGTTGCCGTGCCCATCCAGGCTGCCAGCGGCAAAATGGCCAGACACGCCAGCGCAAATTGCACCAGTTCTCCCCAATGAAACACGTAATGCGAGAGCAGCGAGATTGGCACGAAAATGAGCAAAACTGAAAAGATTAAATTTTTAGTACTCATGCAAGCGTCCTGGACGGGGTTTGAAAAGGATGACAGGGGATGAAGGGGCGATCGCCCGACTTAATCAAGTAGCACTCAGCACTAGTGCAGGGTCATGGTTTAGTTTTCAGGGTGATGCCTTGGCTCGTAGTCAGCGCTTCAGCGCTAAAGCGCTGACTACCAACCTAAGTTTTAGCTGTGACATAGCACCAGGCCTAAGCCGCACTCAGGGCGATCAAACTGTGATTAAACCATGACTGAACTCGTTCTCCCAGAATCATAGGGGTTTTCCGCATTTTGGGAACCTGGGTTAGGATCAAGACTAGTTTTTACAAAAGTCAACAATCTCTCACCCTTCGCTATGACAGTTGTTTACCCCCGCAAACTGCAAAGCTCCCTGGGCAGCCTCAGCGCCCGTGATGTGATGAAACAAGTGATCCGAGATCGCGACATTCACCTGATTACGCTTAATCGCTATCGCTATAGCGAGCAGCGGAGTTGCAAAGACCTGACCACCCTGATCGAACAACTGAATGGGAAGCCTGCTGAACTGGTCAAAGACCTATCGCGGCATGTGTCGGACGAAGCTCGCCACGCCATGTGGCTGACGGATTTGCTGGTAGACTTGGGCAGCAGCGTAGGCACGCCTCCCGGCATGTCCTATATCGAAGAGTTTGAGCGATTGCTCGATCAGGAGTCGCCTAGTCCTGAGAGTCTGGACGACTTTGTGATTTCATCACTGGCAGCCATTAACGTGACTGAAAAGCGCGGCTGTGAATACTTTTCGGGTCATATCCACGCGCTCAAACACGCACCGCAGACCGAGGAGAACGTCAAGATCCGCGAAACCCTAGAGCGCATTTTGCCCGAAGAAGCTGCCCACGTCCGCTGGGGCAACCGCTGGCTGGCCAAAATGGCTGACAAAAGCCCGGAGTATCGCGCTAAGGTCGAACACGCCAAGCGCAAGCACGCCGCGATTGAGGAGGCTGCGTTTGAGTCGGGCATGGACATTACTGCCGGGGCTGAGCTGCGTCGTGTAGGGCATTTGCTGGATATCGCCAACACCCTGCCCGCGTGGCAGCGCCCGCAATATCTGATGGAGCGCCTGCCCCAGAGTCTGCTGTCGCCCGACCTCCAGCGCACCCGCATCGACGCGATCCAGCGCGTCTGGAACCGCGACCCGCAGGCATTTGTGGAGCGGTTTGTGCCGCTGTTCTTGAGCGGGCTGACGCGGGATGTCAATGGCAAGAAGCCGCAGCCTAACAAGGCTAGTGCTGCCAACGCTGCTGCCAATTAGCGCCGTTAGGCACACAGGACTACCGTAAGTGCGGAAGTCCAAGCATAGTGACTAGTACAGTGAACCGGCATAATTTGGGCGAGGCGGACGAAGCGTTTGGACTGCCCTCTCTGGGCAAGCGCTTGGGTGAATCCCTGAGAAAGGGTGTCCAGCGCTTCGTCGTTTAGTTGTTTTCAGGCGGGGCGATCGCCCCTGATCCCCGACCATCTACCCTTCCACCCCAGCTTTTTCTGGCAGGGTCGCTTGCAGTTTTAGGCAATTGCGCCCACTTACCTGGAGGCGGTATTCTACCTTGTCCATCAGGCGATTCAGGATTAGCCAGCCATAGCCGCCATCCTGCATGTCGTCTGGAGCGGGCGGCAGATAGGTCGAAAGGTCGTAGCCTTGGCCGTGATCCCAGATTTCCAGATGGATATCCCGGTCGATTAGCTCCAGGCGGATTAGTACGGGCAGGTTGGGCTGGTCGCGGTGGGCGTGGCGCACCACGTTGGAGTAGGCCTCCACCAGCACCAGCCGCAGCCGATTAGACTGATGGCTCCAGTCCACCAGATCGCCCAGTTCTAGCTCCAGCGAATTGAGCAGCCAGTTTTCGACGACTTGCAGAAACTTCAGGTCGCTGGGAATATGTAACTCGGTCTTCATGGGCTACAGAACCTCCAGCGAGAGTATGGTTTGATCATCTTCCTGGGCATGGCTTTGTGACTGTATGCAGGAAAGCAGTTTAGACAGGTCGAGCGGTTGAGGCTGCCGTTTAAGCAACTCCCAAAGACCCTGCTGGCCAAGCATTGGGCTGTTGCCAGCAGCGTGGGGATGGGCCAGGGTGGCTTCGGTGATACCGTCACTGATGAGCAGCAACAGATCGCCCGGTTGCAGCCTCAGTCGGCCGGCGATCGCCCTCCACACGGGCAAGATGCCCAACGGCACCCCCCGCTCTTTTAGATAAATCGGTTCGGCAGATGGCTTGTCAACCGACCAAACCATCGGGTAGATGTGCCCTGCATTGGCATACACCAATTCTTGGGTGGCGGGGCTGTAGCGGGCCAGCGCCATCGTGATGAAGCAGTTGTTGCTCACTAGGTCATCCATCAGGCTGCTGTTGAGGTTTTGCATCACCTGGGCCGGATCGGGTGGATTTTCCTGATAAATTTCGCGCCGCAGCACCGAAATGGCGCTGGCCATAAACAGCGCCGCCGGAACGCCCTTGCCCGACACATCCCCGACTCCCAGCCAGAGGTCGCCCTGGGGATGCTCGTAAACCTCGAAAAAGTCGCCGCCGACCTCCCGCGCTGGGTGGCAGCAGGCCTGAATTTTGGCGCTGTCTAGTTCGGGCAAGCTCTGGCGCAGCAGGTTGGTCTGGATTTGACGAGCAACGGCCAGTTCTGCCTGCATTTGCTCGGTTTGTCGCTGGATGCGCTGATACAGCTTGGCCTGGGAAATGGCCAGGGCGACCCGTTCTGCGACTTCCTGAATTAGGTCAAGGTCTTCTTCTGACCAGGCGATCGCCTGTCCCTGGCGGTGGAGGCTGGCGATCGCCAACAATTCCTGCTGATAGATCAGCGGCAGCGCCAGCCGGGTCTCTTGCTTGTCTGATTCCGAAAGCTGCACCCGACGGCTCTGCAAAGCGGCCAGCAGCGCATCATTGGGCAGGAGCAATGGACTAATCTCCTCGCTGGAGTTAGAGCTGAAGCTGAATAGGTCGGGCAGCAGGCGATAGGCGTTGCCGTCGCCCGTTAGCACGCCGTCTGAATCTCGCTCCACTGGATGCAGCACGCAGGTTGCCCCAAAGGTTTGCCCCAGCACCTCTGCGATCCGCTGCATCATGCTCTGGTAATCCAGCGATTCGCGGGTTGCCGTGGAAACTTTATTGAAAATGGACTCCCGCCGCAGGGCGCGATGCAGCTCGTTGGTGCGTTGTTTGACTACGCGATAGGTATCGGCGGCCTGCTGCACCACGGTCATCAGGTCTTCTGGGTTCCAGGGCTTGGTGATGTATTTGAAGACCTTGCCCGCGTTAATCGCG contains:
- a CDS encoding ABC transporter permease, giving the protein MLYLLRNPSLIWNLTLEHLQMTLAALAIALLVALPVALLVTRYRWLSVPVLGGLGILYTIPSLALIIFLVPVFGLNARSVVVAMVLYTQVILVRNLVVGLAGIKPSVLEAARGMGMSPWQRWWRVQVPLILPIFLAGLRLAAIVAIAIATIGAKFGAGGLGTLLFDGIAQSRYDKIWAGAIAVSLLAFAINALLLSLEWVTSPTRRLQRSMGRLKAGFRVRNLTP
- the cax gene encoding calcium/proton exchanger; translation: MSTKNLIFSVLLIFVPISLLSHYVFHWGELVQFALACLAILPLAAWMGTATEELAVVVGPTLGGLLNATFGNAAELIIAIAALRSGLLEVVKASLTGSIIGNLLLVMGLSMLLGGLRYKEQSFQPVVARVNASAMNLAVIALLLPTAVNATSAGLDEPLMQKLSVAVAIVLILVYVLTLLFSMKTHSYLHDVGVAELENDESSASDEHSDHKPNPVLWTAVLLGATTFIALESEILVGSLEVATSKLGLTELFTGVILLPIIGNAAENVAAVVVAIKNKMDLSVSVSLGASMQVALFVAPILVLAGLILHQPMDLNFNPFEVVAVAVAVLIANSISSDGKSNWLEGVLLLATYAILGIAFFYHPVIEAAVS
- a CDS encoding ferritin-like domain-containing protein, translated to MTVVYPRKLQSSLGSLSARDVMKQVIRDRDIHLITLNRYRYSEQRSCKDLTTLIEQLNGKPAELVKDLSRHVSDEARHAMWLTDLLVDLGSSVGTPPGMSYIEEFERLLDQESPSPESLDDFVISSLAAINVTEKRGCEYFSGHIHALKHAPQTEENVKIRETLERILPEEAAHVRWGNRWLAKMADKSPEYRAKVEHAKRKHAAIEEAAFESGMDITAGAELRRVGHLLDIANTLPAWQRPQYLMERLPQSLLSPDLQRTRIDAIQRVWNRDPQAFVERFVPLFLSGLTRDVNGKKPQPNKASAANAAAN
- a CDS encoding ATP-binding protein encodes the protein MKTELHIPSDLKFLQVVENWLLNSLELELGDLVDWSHQSNRLRLVLVEAYSNVVRHAHRDQPNLPVLIRLELIDRDIHLEIWDHGQGYDLSTYLPPAPDDMQDGGYGWLILNRLMDKVEYRLQVSGRNCLKLQATLPEKAGVEG
- a CDS encoding SpoIIE family protein phosphatase, which codes for MQNKSPVERNKLRLMVVDDEADNLDLLHRTFRRDFQVFRADSALDALNLLEQVGEMGIIISDQRMPKMNGTEFLSHVARQFPDTIRILLTGYTDVEDLVNAINAGKVFKYITKPWNPEDLMTVVQQAADTYRVVKQRTNELHRALRRESIFNKVSTATRESLDYQSMMQRIAEVLGQTFGATCVLHPVERDSDGVLTGDGNAYRLLPDLFSFSSNSSEEISPLLLPNDALLAALQSRRVQLSESDKQETRLALPLIYQQELLAIASLHRQGQAIAWSEEDLDLIQEVAERVALAISQAKLYQRIQRQTEQMQAELAVARQIQTNLLRQSLPELDSAKIQACCHPAREVGGDFFEVYEHPQGDLWLGVGDVSGKGVPAALFMASAISVLRREIYQENPPDPAQVMQNLNSSLMDDLVSNNCFITMALARYSPATQELVYANAGHIYPMVWSVDKPSAEPIYLKERGVPLGILPVWRAIAGRLRLQPGDLLLLISDGITEATLAHPHAAGNSPMLGQQGLWELLKRQPQPLDLSKLLSCIQSQSHAQEDDQTILSLEVL